Proteins from a genomic interval of Stenotrophomonas sp. WZN-1:
- a CDS encoding hemin uptake protein HemP, whose product MNAQPVLLRPETLTLRDRPVRVVAPEEVIDSEALLKGRREILIQHGDRFYRLRHTSNDKLILTK is encoded by the coding sequence ATGAATGCTCAACCTGTACTGCTGCGCCCCGAAACGCTGACCCTCCGCGATCGTCCGGTCCGTGTCGTTGCGCCGGAAGAGGTCATCGACAGCGAAGCCCTGCTCAAGGGCCGTCGTGAAATCCTGATCCAGCACGGCGACCGCTTCTACCGCCTGCGGCACACCAGCAACGACAAGCTGATCCTGACCAAGTAA
- a CDS encoding TonB-dependent hemoglobin/transferrin/lactoferrin family receptor has product MALPLSAHAAAAATAAPDAREFDRVQVTATRTDRAVSDVAATVDVIDREQMDRYLVQDIKDLLRYEPGLSVSRSAARFGLGSIRIRGLDGNRVRVQTDGIAMPTSFNIGSFSNANRNFTDLDTLKRVEIVRGPASSLYGSDALGGVVAFVTKDPADYLKDGKDSYVGLKFGYDGEWKGLLGGVTSAFGGEHWSGMVNINHRQGQETGNKGDVRSLDNTRTAPNPQDRDGRSGLAKLVYAPSEDQRFRLTVEGNEDNTDTNVLSSIDRTTTTGMKARDTQNRTRVSFAHEMDALDKGFADSLHWQLYTQHSETTQITDEDRANRSRRHREFNFDQRVYGLQAQFNKAFSTGSVEHALTYGFEGARTEIRQKRDGYQVLANGQTSTTILPDAFPVRDFPISKTTELGLYAQDEMRMANGKLSLVPGVRVDRYELKPEVDSIFAEDNPGVAVAKLTKTSVSPKLGMVYRFTDEWSLFAGYSHGFRSPPYNDVNLGFTNFAFGYTAIPNPDLKPETSDGMELGLRFLSPAAYVSLSGYYNEYKDFIESQSLVGTNAQGLMVFQSRNIADARIYGAEMKAGVDFGQISPALQGWALRSSAAWSRGDNKTEDTPLDSVDPLRGTVGLMYDTDTWGVELAGTFVKRKDRVTAATVYRPAGYGVADLMAHWNFAPGATFNVGVFNLGDKRYIDWSNVGSTLSPASRVLDRYTSPGRTLSASLAVSW; this is encoded by the coding sequence ATGGCCCTGCCGCTATCCGCCCACGCTGCTGCCGCGGCCACCGCTGCGCCCGACGCGCGTGAATTCGACCGCGTGCAGGTCACCGCCACCCGTACCGATCGGGCGGTCAGCGATGTGGCGGCCACCGTGGACGTCATCGACCGCGAGCAGATGGACCGGTACCTGGTGCAGGACATCAAGGATCTGCTGCGCTACGAGCCGGGCCTGTCGGTCAGCCGCAGCGCCGCGCGCTTCGGCCTCGGCAGCATCCGCATCCGTGGCCTGGACGGCAACCGCGTGCGTGTGCAGACCGATGGCATCGCCATGCCGACCAGCTTCAACATCGGTTCGTTCTCCAACGCCAACCGCAACTTCACCGACCTGGACACGCTCAAGCGCGTAGAGATCGTGCGCGGCCCGGCGAGCTCGCTGTACGGGTCCGATGCGCTCGGTGGCGTGGTCGCCTTCGTCACCAAGGATCCGGCCGATTACCTGAAGGATGGCAAGGACAGCTACGTCGGCCTGAAGTTCGGCTATGACGGCGAGTGGAAGGGCCTGCTCGGCGGCGTCACCAGTGCGTTCGGCGGCGAACACTGGAGCGGCATGGTCAACATCAACCATCGCCAGGGCCAGGAAACCGGCAACAAGGGCGACGTGCGCAGCCTCGACAACACCCGCACCGCGCCCAACCCGCAGGACCGCGATGGCCGCAGTGGCCTGGCCAAGCTGGTCTATGCACCCAGCGAGGACCAGCGCTTCCGGCTGACCGTGGAAGGCAACGAAGACAACACCGATACCAACGTGCTGTCCTCGATCGACCGCACCACCACCACCGGCATGAAGGCGCGCGACACGCAGAACCGCACCCGCGTGTCGTTCGCCCATGAAATGGATGCGCTGGACAAGGGCTTCGCCGACAGCCTGCATTGGCAGCTGTATACCCAACACAGTGAAACCACCCAGATCACCGATGAGGACCGCGCCAACCGCAGCCGCCGCCACCGCGAGTTCAACTTCGACCAGCGCGTGTACGGCCTGCAGGCGCAGTTCAACAAGGCGTTCAGCACCGGCAGCGTCGAGCACGCGTTGACCTATGGCTTTGAAGGTGCGCGCACCGAGATCCGCCAGAAGCGCGATGGCTACCAGGTGCTGGCCAACGGCCAGACCAGCACCACCATCCTGCCCGACGCCTTCCCGGTCCGCGATTTCCCGATCAGCAAGACCACCGAGCTGGGCCTGTACGCACAGGATGAAATGCGCATGGCCAACGGCAAGCTGTCGCTGGTGCCGGGCGTGCGCGTGGACCGCTACGAACTGAAGCCGGAGGTGGACAGCATCTTCGCCGAAGACAATCCCGGCGTTGCGGTGGCCAAGCTGACCAAGACCAGCGTCTCGCCCAAGCTGGGCATGGTCTATCGCTTCACCGACGAATGGTCGCTGTTCGCGGGTTATTCGCATGGTTTCCGCTCGCCGCCGTACAACGACGTCAACCTGGGCTTCACCAACTTCGCCTTCGGTTACACCGCCATTCCCAATCCGGACCTGAAACCGGAAACCAGTGACGGCATGGAGCTGGGCCTGCGCTTCCTGTCGCCGGCGGCCTACGTCAGCCTCAGCGGCTACTACAACGAGTACAAGGACTTCATCGAGTCGCAGTCGCTGGTCGGTACCAACGCACAGGGCCTGATGGTGTTCCAGTCGCGCAACATCGCCGATGCGCGCATCTACGGTGCAGAGATGAAGGCCGGCGTCGATTTCGGCCAGATCAGCCCGGCGCTGCAGGGCTGGGCGCTGCGCAGTTCGGCGGCCTGGTCGCGCGGTGACAACAAGACCGAAGACACCCCGCTGGATTCGGTCGACCCGCTGCGTGGCACCGTCGGCCTGATGTACGACACCGACACCTGGGGCGTCGAACTGGCCGGTACCTTCGTCAAGCGCAAGGACCGCGTCACCGCGGCCACGGTGTACCGCCCGGCCGGCTACGGCGTGGCCGACCTGATGGCGCACTGGAACTTCGCCCCGGGCGCGACCTTCAACGTCGGCGTGTTCAACCTGGGCGACAAGCGCTACATCGACTGGTCCAACGTGGGTTCGACGCTGTCGCCGGCCAGCCGCGTGCTGGACCGCTATACCAGCCCGGGCCGCACCCTCTCCGCAAGCCTTGCCGTTTCCTGGTGA
- a CDS encoding Hemin transport protein has protein sequence MSRALSARRNDAIAAQGSAAWPTPAQLATLGTVLCLYRADGNELGGWRQAVRVHACQGVDSEGVRESLCFLDVRGRCVWRLYLLPDSDFLAWDRLVAALPPGPEHDSDGSVGERLWRRLAGHLGGQRWRLCTLRLHAADDGRTLAASLSTLSSLGAATAHRIARLEGAEGELAIDDCCCADAARRPAPRIRGDLPLIRL, from the coding sequence ATGAGCCGAGCCTTGTCCGCACGCAGGAACGACGCCATTGCCGCGCAGGGCAGCGCGGCCTGGCCGACGCCGGCACAGCTGGCCACGCTCGGCACCGTGTTGTGCCTGTACCGCGCTGACGGCAACGAGCTCGGCGGCTGGCGCCAGGCGGTACGCGTGCATGCCTGCCAGGGCGTGGACAGCGAGGGCGTGCGCGAAAGCCTGTGCTTCCTCGATGTCCGCGGCCGTTGTGTGTGGCGCCTGTACCTGCTGCCCGACAGCGATTTCCTGGCCTGGGACCGGCTGGTCGCGGCGTTGCCGCCGGGCCCGGAACATGACAGCGACGGCAGTGTCGGCGAACGCCTGTGGCGGCGCCTGGCCGGGCACCTCGGCGGCCAGCGCTGGCGCCTGTGCACGTTGCGCCTGCATGCCGCCGACGATGGCCGCACCCTCGCTGCAAGCCTGTCGACGTTGTCCTCGCTGGGCGCAGCCACTGCGCATCGCATCGCACGGCTGGAAGGCGCCGAGGGCGAGCTGGCCATCGACGACTGCTGCTGTGCCGACGCCGCACGTCGTCCGGCACCACGCATTCGCGGCGACCTGCCGCTGATCCGGCTGTGA
- a CDS encoding DUF6607 family protein, with product MKFQTASVMLLLAASGVASAQPSDIARDHDSILAMQGEYTVDFAFDETVLLKPGYERAPAMRSGGNELVIVVEDTPKRIVLQHLLLDEKSGHITKHWRQDWVYEAPSRFEFSADQTWQVRSIPATVNKGAWTQCVYEVSDAPRYCGTGTWTYTNNVPTWTSDLSWRPLPRREYTKRSDYNALAVVNRHTLTPNGWTHEQFNTKVQRNADGSQVEIAREFGFNDYVKTTEIDFTPARDYWKATAGYWAKVRQRWDGFLGQAPGVHLKTKLDGMAMIIPLFTQAEEIQSGKKVKDKQIDDVFAKYVEKAPKEG from the coding sequence ATGAAGTTCCAGACAGCCAGCGTCATGCTGCTGCTCGCCGCCAGCGGCGTGGCCAGCGCGCAGCCCTCCGACATCGCCCGCGACCACGACAGCATCCTTGCCATGCAGGGCGAGTACACCGTCGATTTCGCCTTCGATGAGACCGTGCTGCTCAAGCCCGGCTACGAGCGCGCGCCGGCGATGCGCAGCGGCGGCAACGAGCTGGTCATCGTGGTGGAAGACACGCCGAAGCGCATCGTGCTGCAGCACCTGCTGCTGGACGAGAAGAGCGGCCACATCACCAAGCACTGGCGCCAGGACTGGGTCTACGAAGCGCCGAGCCGCTTCGAGTTCAGTGCCGACCAGACCTGGCAGGTACGCAGCATTCCGGCAACCGTGAACAAGGGCGCCTGGACCCAGTGCGTGTACGAAGTGAGCGATGCACCGCGCTACTGCGGCACCGGCACCTGGACCTACACCAACAACGTGCCAACCTGGACCAGCGACCTCAGCTGGCGCCCGTTGCCGCGTCGTGAATACACCAAGCGCAGCGACTACAACGCGCTGGCCGTGGTCAACCGCCACACGCTCACGCCCAATGGCTGGACCCACGAACAGTTCAACACCAAGGTGCAGCGCAACGCCGACGGCAGCCAGGTGGAGATCGCCCGTGAGTTCGGCTTCAACGACTACGTGAAGACCACCGAGATCGACTTCACCCCGGCACGCGACTACTGGAAGGCCACCGCTGGTTACTGGGCCAAGGTGCGCCAGCGCTGGGACGGCTTCCTCGGCCAGGCCCCGGGCGTGCACCTGAAGACCAAGCTCGACGGCATGGCGATGATCATCCCGCTGTTCACCCAGGCTGAAGAGATCCAGTCCGGCAAGAAGGTCAAGGACAAGCAGATCGACGACGTGTTCGCCAAGTACGTTGAGAAGGCGCCGAAGGAAGGCTGA
- a CDS encoding DMT family protein gives MPGTSFAAYLYPVLLLLGSNIFMTFAWYGHLKYKSAPLMMVIMVSWGIAFFEYCLQVPGNRLGSAVYSAPQLKGMQEVITLLVFAVFSAFYLGQPLKWNHYAAFGLIVVAAFLMFKE, from the coding sequence ATGCCCGGCACGTCGTTCGCTGCTTACCTGTACCCGGTGTTGCTGCTGCTCGGCAGCAACATCTTCATGACCTTCGCCTGGTACGGCCACCTGAAGTACAAGAGCGCGCCGTTGATGATGGTGATCATGGTCAGCTGGGGCATCGCCTTCTTCGAATACTGCCTGCAGGTGCCCGGCAACCGGCTGGGCAGCGCGGTGTACTCGGCGCCGCAGCTGAAGGGCATGCAGGAGGTGATCACGCTGCTGGTGTTCGCGGTGTTCTCCGCGTTCTACCTGGGCCAGCCGCTGAAGTGGAACCACTACGCCGCGTTCGGGTTGATCGTGGTGGCGGCGTTCCTGATGTTCAAGGAATAG
- a CDS encoding FtsX-like permease family protein, which produces MNLLRHAWRALRREALAGDLLTVFAALVLGVAVMTAVGTLVNRVNLALTGSAAEMLGGDLGIAGRDDPPQAFAEEAQRRGLAYTRIASFGSVLFNGDASQMASIKAVQAGYPLRGTLRIRATPGGALIPDAGMPPKGQAYADPRLLQGLGLKAGDDLEFGAGTLRIAGIIEAEPDSGGDLLTLSPTLLVNRADVEGTGLLGPGSRINYRLMFAGAAEPIAALRQWLLPQVKGLRLLSVDDTQRGVRQAFDLAGRFLGLSALLAVLLAGVATALAANRFALRRIDQVAILRCLGARQRDILLGLALQLLMLAVPACALGIGLGMAAQEGLVQVLGSLVPQRLPLPEAMPALTGAGIGLLLLFGFGLPPLLRLRGVPPMRVLNRSFAALPPASLLAYVAALAASLLLAVQVTGDLKLALWVLGGLAALAVAAGGAGFVLLQLLRGLQHRLHGNWRLGLAALTRRRMLAVMQLVGLSLSLCALLLLAVTGPGLLQQWRERLPADTPNYFLINIQPEQRDSVLATLRGLGASDASIEPMATGRLIAINGKPPLRVDRTSAQDGQAAQGESQRDDDDENRPLNFSWRSTFPPANTLVNGTFWKAGSTEAEASVEIGWAKRYGVYPGDRISIAVGEQEREFTVTSVRKADWNTFRPNFFVLLNPNAVGDTPHNLLSAFHLPAGKAAGLGELVRAQPNLSLLDVDAVISQVRDVMERVAQAVQLVMVFSLLAGVLVLLAALQATAGERRYDSAVLRTLGATRRQLRSAVLVEFGALGTLAALLAVGAAAAIGVAVSQKVFELPLLPPWPGLLIGGVAGIGLSLLAGWWGTRAILHTPPALALREA; this is translated from the coding sequence ATGAACCTGCTGCGGCACGCGTGGCGCGCGCTGCGCCGCGAGGCCCTGGCCGGCGACCTGTTGACCGTGTTCGCCGCGCTGGTGCTGGGCGTGGCGGTGATGACCGCGGTGGGCACGCTGGTGAACCGGGTCAACCTGGCGCTGACCGGCAGCGCAGCTGAAATGCTCGGCGGCGACCTCGGCATCGCCGGCCGCGACGACCCGCCGCAGGCATTCGCCGAAGAAGCACAGCGGCGTGGACTGGCCTACACCCGTATCGCCAGCTTCGGCAGCGTGCTGTTCAACGGCGATGCCAGCCAGATGGCCAGCATCAAGGCCGTGCAGGCGGGCTATCCGCTGCGCGGCACGCTGCGTATACGGGCCACGCCCGGCGGTGCACTGATCCCCGATGCCGGCATGCCGCCCAAGGGCCAGGCCTATGCCGACCCACGCCTGCTGCAGGGGCTGGGGCTGAAGGCCGGCGATGACCTCGAATTCGGCGCCGGCACACTGCGCATCGCCGGCATCATCGAGGCCGAGCCGGACAGCGGCGGCGACCTGCTGACGCTCTCGCCGACCCTGCTGGTCAATCGCGCCGATGTGGAAGGCACGGGGCTGCTCGGCCCCGGCAGCCGCATCAACTACCGGCTGATGTTCGCCGGCGCGGCGGAGCCGATCGCGGCGCTGCGCCAGTGGCTGCTGCCGCAGGTGAAAGGCCTGCGCCTGCTGAGCGTGGACGACACCCAGCGTGGCGTGCGCCAGGCCTTCGACCTGGCCGGGCGCTTCCTCGGCCTGAGCGCACTGCTGGCGGTGCTGCTGGCGGGGGTGGCCACGGCGCTGGCGGCCAACCGCTTCGCACTGCGCCGCATCGACCAGGTGGCGATCCTGCGCTGCCTCGGCGCGCGCCAGCGCGACATCCTGCTGGGCCTGGCGCTGCAGCTGCTGATGCTGGCGGTACCTGCCTGTGCACTCGGTATCGGCCTGGGCATGGCGGCGCAGGAAGGCCTGGTACAGGTGCTGGGCAGCCTGGTGCCGCAGCGGCTGCCACTGCCCGAGGCGATGCCGGCCCTGACCGGCGCTGGCATCGGCCTGTTGCTGCTGTTCGGCTTCGGCCTGCCGCCGCTGCTGCGCCTGCGCGGGGTGCCGCCGATGCGCGTGCTCAACCGTTCCTTCGCCGCACTGCCGCCGGCCTCGTTGCTGGCCTATGTGGCGGCGTTGGCCGCCAGCCTGCTGCTGGCGGTGCAGGTCACCGGCGACCTGAAACTGGCGCTGTGGGTGCTCGGCGGCCTGGCCGCGCTGGCGGTGGCAGCCGGTGGGGCCGGCTTCGTGCTGCTGCAGCTGCTGCGCGGCCTGCAGCACCGCCTGCATGGCAACTGGCGGCTGGGCCTGGCTGCGCTGACCCGCCGCCGGATGCTGGCGGTAATGCAGCTGGTCGGGCTGTCGCTGTCGCTGTGCGCGCTGTTGCTGCTGGCGGTGACCGGCCCCGGCCTGCTGCAGCAGTGGCGCGAGCGCCTGCCCGCGGATACGCCCAACTACTTCCTGATCAACATCCAGCCCGAGCAACGCGACAGCGTGTTGGCCACGCTGCGTGGACTGGGCGCCAGCGATGCCAGCATCGAACCGATGGCCACCGGCCGCCTGATCGCGATCAACGGCAAGCCGCCGCTGCGCGTGGACCGCACGTCCGCGCAGGACGGACAAGCGGCACAGGGCGAAAGCCAGCGCGACGACGATGACGAGAACCGGCCGTTGAACTTCAGCTGGCGCAGCACCTTCCCGCCGGCCAACACGCTGGTCAACGGCACCTTCTGGAAGGCCGGCAGCACGGAGGCAGAGGCGTCGGTGGAAATCGGCTGGGCCAAGCGCTACGGCGTGTACCCGGGCGACCGCATCAGCATTGCAGTGGGCGAGCAGGAGCGCGAATTCACCGTGACCAGCGTGCGCAAGGCCGACTGGAACACCTTCAGGCCGAACTTCTTCGTCCTGCTGAACCCGAATGCGGTGGGTGACACCCCGCACAACCTGCTGTCGGCGTTCCATCTGCCGGCCGGCAAGGCGGCGGGACTGGGCGAGCTGGTACGCGCGCAGCCGAACCTGTCGCTGCTGGACGTGGACGCGGTGATCTCGCAGGTGCGCGATGTGATGGAACGGGTGGCGCAGGCGGTGCAGCTGGTGATGGTATTCAGCCTGCTGGCGGGCGTGCTGGTGCTGCTGGCCGCGCTGCAGGCCACCGCCGGCGAACGCCGCTACGACAGCGCGGTGCTGCGCACGCTGGGCGCGACCCGGCGCCAGCTGCGCAGCGCGGTGCTGGTCGAGTTCGGCGCGCTGGGCACGCTGGCGGCGTTGCTGGCGGTGGGCGCCGCCGCAGCCATCGGCGTGGCGGTCTCGCAGAAAGTGTTCGAGCTGCCGTTGCTGCCGCCGTGGCCGGGCCTGCTGATCGGCGGCGTGGCCGGCATCGGGTTGAGCCTGCTGGCGGGCTGGTGGGGTACGCGGGCGATCCTGCATACGCCGCCGGCATTGGCGCTGCGCGAGGCCTGA
- a CDS encoding ATP-binding cassette domain-containing protein, producing the protein MQGPEGEVHILDNITLTVHEGTSAAIVGASGSGKTTLLGLLAGLDLPSRGRIALSGQDLGDLDEEARAQLRAREVGFVFQSFHLLPALTAAENVALPLELAGREDRARVDEVLAQVGLAHRARHYPRQLSGGEQQRVALARAFVTRPRILFADEPTGSLDHATGQHISDLLFELNAGSGTTLVLVTHDLRLAQRCQYIHRIDDGRLLPVERGAQA; encoded by the coding sequence GTGCAGGGCCCGGAGGGTGAAGTCCACATACTGGACAACATCACCCTGACCGTCCATGAAGGGACCAGCGCGGCCATCGTCGGCGCCTCCGGTTCCGGCAAGACCACCCTGCTCGGCCTGCTGGCCGGCCTGGACCTGCCCAGCCGCGGCCGCATCGCGCTGTCCGGCCAGGATCTGGGCGATCTCGATGAAGAGGCGCGTGCCCAGCTGCGCGCGCGCGAAGTCGGCTTCGTGTTCCAGAGCTTCCACCTGCTGCCGGCGCTGACCGCCGCCGAGAACGTCGCCTTGCCGCTGGAGCTGGCCGGGCGCGAAGACCGGGCGCGGGTCGATGAAGTGCTGGCGCAGGTCGGCCTGGCCCACCGCGCCCGCCACTACCCGCGCCAGCTGTCCGGTGGCGAGCAGCAGCGCGTGGCGTTGGCACGTGCCTTCGTCACCCGCCCGCGCATCCTCTTCGCCGACGAACCGACCGGCTCGCTGGACCACGCCACCGGCCAGCACATCAGCGACCTGCTGTTCGAGCTCAATGCCGGCAGCGGCACCACCCTGGTGCTGGTCACCCACGACCTGCGCCTGGCCCAGCGCTGCCAGTACATCCACCGCATCGACGACGGTCGCCTGCTGCCGGTCGAGCGCGGGGCACAGGCATGA